From the genome of Sulfurovum riftiae, one region includes:
- the aroQ gene encoding type II 3-dehydroquinate dehydratase has protein sequence MKIVVIQGPNLNMLGIREQNIYGPMKLEDIHKQMKGYAEQNKLEIEFFQSNLEGEIVDRIQECIGDADGIIINPAAYTHTSIAIRDAISAVQLPTIEVHLSNIHQREEFRHKSLIAPVCAGQIVGMGPFSYHLAMVGMTQILSEVAAMKQAQQKAQEAQAKA, from the coding sequence ATGAAAATAGTAGTAATCCAAGGTCCAAACCTCAATATGCTCGGAATCAGAGAACAGAACATCTATGGCCCGATGAAACTGGAAGATATCCATAAGCAGATGAAAGGATATGCAGAGCAGAACAAGCTTGAGATCGAATTCTTTCAGAGCAACCTCGAGGGTGAGATCGTAGATCGTATCCAGGAGTGTATCGGTGATGCTGACGGTATCATCATCAACCCGGCTGCCTATACGCATACTTCCATCGCTATCAGAGATGCGATTTCTGCAGTACAGCTTCCAACGATCGAAGTACATCTCTCAAATATTCATCAGAGAGAAGAGTTCAGACACAAGTCTCTTATCGCACCTGTATGTGCAGGGCAGATTGTAGGTATGGGACCGTTCAGTTACCACCTTGCAATGGTTGGTATGACGCAGATCCTTTCTGAAGTGGCAGCCATGAAGCAGGCGCAGCAGAAGGCACAGGAAGCTCAGGCCAAAGCCTAA
- a CDS encoding M24 family metallopeptidase, translating into MNYMLKDENAIYYECGYSCDNALYLSLGSEAYFITDSRYTIDAQEHIKGARVVIDADLYGQAVRLLKKARVKKVHFDPKEWSVAGFEKISSQTKIRFKQVMDLSHKKRIIKSDEELKIIAKAAKLGAKAFKTLAKEFNTNGFSENEFTLTHRAKAILGDFGKYDLSFDPIVAINANAAKPHATPTRRKLKKGDLLLVDAGLKYKRYCSDRTRTVFAEKGFAFKTGQIFGKKKIQKAYDTVLKAHDNAIAKARSGMRAKTVDALTRDIIEKAGFGKYYVHSTGHGVGLDIHEMPYISKKSDTVIEDGMVYTIEPGIYIPGKFGIRIEDMVAMVDGRAQVL; encoded by the coding sequence ATGAATTATATGCTCAAAGATGAAAATGCCATCTATTATGAATGCGGCTACAGTTGTGACAATGCCCTCTATCTTTCGCTGGGCTCCGAAGCATATTTCATAACGGACAGCCGCTATACCATTGATGCGCAGGAGCATATCAAAGGTGCGAGGGTGGTGATAGATGCAGACCTTTACGGACAGGCGGTCAGGCTTTTGAAAAAAGCCAGGGTCAAAAAGGTCCACTTCGATCCAAAGGAGTGGAGTGTGGCCGGTTTTGAGAAGATCTCTTCACAAACGAAGATCAGATTCAAACAGGTCATGGACCTTTCGCACAAAAAGCGCATTATCAAGAGTGATGAAGAGTTGAAGATCATTGCGAAAGCAGCCAAGCTGGGAGCCAAAGCTTTCAAAACACTGGCCAAAGAATTCAATACGAACGGTTTTAGTGAAAACGAGTTCACGTTGACACACCGTGCCAAAGCCATCCTGGGTGATTTTGGCAAGTATGACCTCAGTTTCGACCCTATTGTGGCCATCAATGCCAATGCGGCAAAACCGCATGCCACACCGACAAGAAGAAAACTCAAAAAAGGGGACCTTCTGCTTGTCGATGCCGGGCTCAAATACAAACGTTACTGTTCAGACAGGACCCGTACCGTATTTGCAGAGAAAGGATTTGCTTTTAAGACTGGCCAGATCTTTGGTAAAAAAAAGATCCAGAAGGCCTACGATACTGTACTCAAAGCACACGACAACGCCATTGCCAAGGCACGTTCAGGCATGAGAGCCAAAACGGTCGATGCACTGACACGCGATATTATTGAAAAGGCGGGATTTGGAAAGTATTATGTACACTCTACCGGACACGGAGTAGGCTTGGATATTCATGAAATGCCCTATATTTCAAAAAAGTCCGACACAGTCATAGAGGACGGTATGGTCTACACCATAGAACCGGGCATCTATATCCCCGGGAAGTTTGGTATACGTATCGAAGATATGGTGGCGATGGTGGACGGTAGAGCACAAGTGCTCTAA
- the folK gene encoding 2-amino-4-hydroxy-6-hydroxymethyldihydropteridine diphosphokinase has protein sequence MRYRALLGIGGNVGDVLRRFEHLFWYLKASRYVHLLESSPILENPPFGFLEQNDFLNAVMLIETDLTPKQLLRYVLRTEKRFGRKRLFKDGPRTLDIDLIFYEDITMESRELTLPHPAWMQRSSVLIPLSHMSRQRCTLNESKKTKVR, from the coding sequence ATGAGATACAGGGCGCTTCTTGGGATCGGCGGGAATGTAGGTGATGTACTCCGGCGTTTCGAGCATCTTTTCTGGTATCTGAAAGCATCCAGATACGTTCATCTGCTGGAGAGTTCACCGATATTGGAGAATCCTCCGTTCGGTTTTCTCGAACAGAATGATTTTCTGAATGCGGTCATGCTCATAGAGACCGACCTGACACCGAAGCAGTTGCTGCGGTATGTTCTGAGAACAGAAAAAAGGTTCGGACGAAAACGTCTCTTTAAAGACGGTCCGAGAACACTGGATATCGACCTGATATTCTATGAGGATATCACGATGGAGAGTCGCGAACTGACGCTTCCGCATCCGGCATGGATGCAAAGGAGTTCGGTGCTGATCCCGCTGTCGCATATGTCCCGTCAGAGATGTACTTTGAATGAAAGTAAAAAAACAAAGGTAAGATAA
- a CDS encoding flagellar biosynthesis protein FlhF, with product MINETFVASDPKSAYEQAVEKYGTDIKIVSAKQVKYNDDELRSEVVIAVPKALFMERSFGAQALLPEVNGEEEGLLNEIGDLKTQLDEMRDGLLQQGRFGAVADDVKKRFMKKGIAERWLDSILIPLIGTPVMEDAQLLVSYLLEEIDETLKIKEEDMESSKIMMLVGPTGVGKTTTIAKLAARYAYLLDRPYRVALINLDSYKVGAIEQLAHYADIMQIEHYSIASAEAFQEKIEDLASYDVILVDTAGMSPYDTQKFIKTVEFVTTEIPKKIEVALVLAATVKYEDMEDIHENFSFLNLDSVIISKFDETKHFGTLMNFMLLYDLPMSYFSTGQEVPDDLLVASKEYLLEQFIGDVHEG from the coding sequence ATGATCAACGAAACATTTGTAGCTTCAGATCCGAAAAGTGCTTATGAACAGGCAGTTGAAAAGTACGGTACCGATATCAAGATCGTCTCTGCCAAACAGGTGAAGTACAACGATGACGAGCTGCGCAGTGAAGTGGTCATTGCTGTTCCCAAAGCACTGTTCATGGAGAGATCGTTCGGTGCCCAGGCACTTCTGCCGGAAGTGAACGGAGAAGAGGAAGGGCTCCTTAATGAGATAGGCGATCTCAAGACACAGCTTGACGAGATGCGTGACGGACTGTTGCAGCAGGGAAGGTTCGGGGCAGTGGCGGACGATGTTAAAAAACGTTTCATGAAAAAAGGGATCGCAGAACGCTGGCTGGACAGCATTCTCATTCCGCTCATCGGCACACCGGTGATGGAAGATGCACAGCTGCTTGTCTCCTATCTTCTTGAAGAGATCGATGAAACGCTGAAGATCAAAGAAGAAGATATGGAAAGTTCAAAGATCATGATGCTTGTCGGCCCTACCGGTGTGGGAAAGACCACTACGATCGCCAAACTGGCGGCACGCTATGCCTATCTGCTTGACAGACCCTACAGGGTCGCACTCATCAACCTGGATAGTTACAAGGTCGGTGCCATAGAACAGTTGGCACATTATGCGGACATTATGCAGATCGAACACTACTCCATCGCTTCGGCCGAAGCGTTCCAGGAGAAGATCGAAGACCTGGCATCCTATGATGTCATACTGGTCGATACTGCGGGCATGTCCCCCTACGATACACAGAAATTCATCAAGACCGTAGAGTTCGTGACTACGGAGATACCCAAAAAGATCGAAGTGGCACTGGTACTGGCGGCGACGGTCAAGTATGAAGATATGGAAGACATTCATGAGAACTTCTCCTTTTTGAACCTTGATTCAGTCATCATTTCCAAGTTCGACGAGACGAAACATTTCGGTACACTGATGAACTTCATGCTGCTCTATGACCTGCCGATGAGCTACTTCTCTACAGGACAGGAAGTACCTGACGATCTGCTTGTGGCCAGCAAAGAGTACCTGCTTGAACAGTTCATCGGTGATGTGCATGAAGGCTGA
- a CDS encoding FliM/FliN family flagellar motor C-terminal domain-containing protein: MKAENQALRLERLMQKHQCHPEYEVCFPPVSVKKSALKKLTAGDLLLLGLEHMELQLLSKEDGCAKAVLSSYDKGMTIRITEHLKSPVKHVDSKKYKNLLISLGKLNSRVLEIGHTVETMQIDPEKVLLYAEEKLLAKGRLVTVDDEIAVEIKEVKEI; this comes from the coding sequence ATGAAGGCTGAGAATCAGGCACTCAGACTGGAGAGACTGATGCAGAAGCATCAGTGCCATCCGGAATATGAAGTCTGTTTTCCCCCTGTCTCGGTCAAGAAGAGCGCTTTGAAAAAGCTGACTGCAGGCGACCTTCTTCTTTTGGGGCTGGAGCATATGGAACTGCAGCTCCTCTCCAAAGAGGACGGCTGTGCCAAAGCGGTCCTCTCCTCGTATGACAAGGGGATGACCATTCGGATTACGGAGCATCTAAAAAGCCCCGTAAAACATGTTGATAGTAAAAAATATAAAAACCTGCTAATTTCTCTGGGAAAACTCAACAGCAGGGTACTGGAGATAGGCCATACGGTAGAGACAATGCAGATAGATCCCGAAAAGGTGCTGCTTTATGCAGAAGAGAAACTGCTCGCTAAAGGCAGGCTTGTTACGGTCGATGATGAGATCGCCGTAGAGATAAAAGAGGTAAAAGAGATATGA
- the mnmA gene encoding tRNA 2-thiouridine(34) synthase MnmA gives MSKGKVLVGMSGGVDSTVTAILLQKEGYEIEGVYMKLHHKPGYHEENYAKAQRVGEYLGIKVNFYDLSEAFNKEVYEYFVESYKEGLTPNPCVMCNRTIKFGKMVEFADTVGAEYVATGHYLKCDGEFIYAADDLNKDQSYFLCEVKKEVLPRLLFPLGSWQKDDVKAFASDIEVLNDLATQKESSEICFVENSYDEVLAKHMDIDIPGETVDTEGNVVGTHKGYMHYTIGKRRGFFVNGAHDPHFVLAIKPEENQIVVGTREKLEENAFEVKQINLFEDLTEFDCDVKVRYRTKAVPCHVKIEGDRATVELQEPVFGLAKGQIAAFYNGDRLLGGGVIC, from the coding sequence ATGAGTAAAGGGAAAGTACTGGTAGGTATGAGCGGCGGGGTTGATTCCACCGTGACAGCGATCCTGCTGCAAAAAGAGGGCTACGAGATTGAGGGGGTCTATATGAAGCTGCACCACAAGCCTGGCTACCATGAAGAGAACTATGCCAAGGCGCAACGTGTAGGAGAGTATCTCGGGATCAAGGTGAACTTCTACGATCTCAGCGAAGCCTTCAACAAGGAAGTCTACGAGTATTTTGTGGAGAGTTACAAAGAGGGGCTTACGCCAAATCCCTGTGTCATGTGCAACCGTACCATCAAATTCGGAAAGATGGTAGAGTTCGCTGACACTGTAGGGGCGGAATATGTTGCGACAGGTCATTATCTTAAATGTGACGGTGAATTCATTTATGCCGCAGACGACCTCAATAAAGACCAGAGCTATTTTCTCTGTGAAGTAAAAAAAGAGGTATTGCCCAGACTGCTTTTCCCCCTTGGCAGCTGGCAGAAAGACGATGTCAAAGCCTTTGCCTCCGACATCGAAGTGCTCAATGATCTTGCCACACAGAAAGAGAGTTCGGAGATCTGTTTCGTGGAGAACAGTTACGACGAGGTCCTTGCCAAGCATATGGATATCGATATTCCGGGTGAAACGGTCGATACAGAAGGCAATGTGGTAGGCACGCACAAAGGATATATGCATTACACTATCGGAAAGCGGAGAGGCTTCTTCGTCAACGGTGCGCACGACCCGCATTTTGTACTGGCCATCAAACCCGAAGAGAACCAGATCGTCGTAGGGACACGTGAAAAACTCGAAGAGAATGCCTTTGAGGTCAAGCAGATCAATCTCTTTGAAGACCTCACGGAGTTTGACTGCGACGTAAAAGTACGCTACCGAACCAAAGCAGTACCCTGCCATGTCAAGATAGAAGGTGACAGAGCGACCGTAGAGCTGCAGGAACCGGTGTTCGGCCTTGCCAAAGGGCAGATCGCCGCATTTTACAATGGTGACAGACTGCTCGGCGGCGGGGTGATCTGCTAA
- the mntA gene encoding type VII toxin-antitoxin system MntA family adenylyltransferase antitoxin, which translates to MIKNALQAYDFIDFALLFGSYANETQNDMSDVDIGIYVDRPIDLFEQGALISELEDVLEKKVDLLVLNDLYKENPKMAFNIVDNHTLLFCHTTENYLMFKTYTYKYYFDQKPMFDMFDQALRERIESGTYGKTQTS; encoded by the coding sequence ATGATCAAAAATGCATTACAGGCTTATGATTTTATTGATTTTGCATTGTTGTTCGGCTCTTATGCAAACGAAACGCAGAATGATATGAGCGATGTAGATATTGGCATTTATGTAGATCGCCCGATCGATCTGTTTGAACAGGGTGCCCTCATATCCGAACTTGAGGATGTGCTCGAAAAGAAGGTTGACCTTCTTGTGCTGAACGATCTCTATAAAGAAAACCCTAAAATGGCTTTCAATATCGTGGACAATCATACGTTGCTCTTCTGTCATACCACCGAGAACTATCTGATGTTCAAAACATATACCTATAAATACTATTTCGATCAAAAGCCCATGTTCGATATGTTCGATCAAGCCTTGCGTGAAAGGATAGAGAGTGGAACTTACGGAAAAACTCAAACATCTTGA
- the hepT gene encoding type VII toxin-antitoxin system HepT family RNase toxin, which translates to MELTEKLKHLEENINILRQIKQSVTLDELKVNKRYEWEVRYGLLESIQVVIDIACKLSSQYNLGNPKNYKACVKLLQEHGYLSNTVAENVIGMVGLRNLLVHEYIEIDEEKLYHFLDRLDDFISFALEMKDHL; encoded by the coding sequence GTGGAACTTACGGAAAAACTCAAACATCTTGAGGAAAATATCAATATATTGCGCCAGATCAAACAGTCGGTAACGCTGGATGAGCTGAAAGTGAACAAGCGATATGAATGGGAAGTCAGGTACGGTCTTCTCGAGTCAATACAGGTTGTTATAGACATCGCCTGCAAGCTCTCCTCCCAATACAATCTTGGTAACCCAAAAAACTACAAAGCCTGTGTCAAACTGCTGCAGGAGCATGGTTACCTAAGTAATACCGTTGCAGAAAATGTTATAGGAATGGTAGGGTTACGCAACCTGCTTGTGCATGAATATATAGAAATAGATGAAGAAAAACTTTATCATTTTCTAGACCGACTGGATGACTTCATCTCCTTTGCACTTGAAATGAAAGACCATCTATGA
- a CDS encoding DUF2062 domain-containing protein, whose protein sequence is MIRRTFKKKQLSAKLDAFIEKYNLPREYLSINRKSVSRGIFVGLFWGFIPMPMQMMAVLFTTPLFRFNVPIAISMVWLSNPITMPPMYYMEYLTGNFFLGREGIEDVELTMDWFSHHWDDIVVPLYVGTSFYSIVVSSLVYLLVNRLWIASVRKEKSEKDIKRKERENKLFKFTPSHEHDADLANKK, encoded by the coding sequence ATGATAAGAAGAACGTTTAAGAAAAAACAATTAAGTGCCAAACTTGATGCCTTTATAGAAAAATACAATCTTCCAAGAGAGTATTTGAGCATCAACAGGAAAAGTGTCAGCAGGGGTATCTTTGTCGGCCTTTTCTGGGGCTTCATACCGATGCCCATGCAGATGATGGCTGTTCTTTTCACTACCCCTCTTTTCCGTTTCAACGTACCCATCGCCATCTCGATGGTCTGGCTCAGCAACCCCATTACCATGCCGCCGATGTACTATATGGAATACCTTACAGGGAACTTCTTTCTTGGCCGGGAGGGCATTGAAGATGTGGAACTCACCATGGACTGGTTCAGCCACCACTGGGACGATATCGTCGTGCCGCTCTATGTGGGAACCTCTTTCTACTCCATCGTTGTCTCTTCACTCGTCTATCTGCTCGTCAACCGCTTGTGGATAGCCTCTGTCAGAAAAGAGAAGTCGGAAAAAGACATTAAACGCAAAGAACGTGAAAACAAACTCTTCAAGTTCACTCCTTCCCATGAGCATGATGCGGATCTTGCCAACAAGAAGTAA
- a CDS encoding ribose-phosphate pyrophosphokinase produces MSGYMIFSGTSNPELSQEIATYLEMPLSQAKINRFSDGEINVQIAESVRGKDVFIVQPTSAPANANLMELLIMTDALKRSSAKSITAVVPYYGYARQDRKAAPRVPISAKLVANLMETAGITRMVTVDLHASQIQGFFDIPVDNLYGAILFMDYIKAKNFANPIIASPDIGGVARARYFANRLGLDMVIVDKRREKANESEVMNIIGDVEGKDVILIDDMIDTAGTMVKAAAALKKLGATSVMACCTHPVLSGPAYDRIEEGELDELVVANTIPMTKPSPKIKMLSTASMLGEVIRRVHNNESVNSLFETN; encoded by the coding sequence ATGAGCGGATATATGATATTTTCCGGAACATCGAACCCTGAACTCTCACAAGAGATAGCCACCTACCTTGAAATGCCTCTTTCCCAGGCAAAGATCAACCGTTTTTCCGACGGTGAGATCAACGTTCAGATCGCAGAGAGTGTCCGTGGAAAAGATGTATTCATCGTTCAGCCGACCTCTGCGCCTGCCAATGCCAACCTGATGGAGCTGCTCATTATGACGGATGCACTCAAACGTTCTTCTGCGAAGTCTATTACGGCGGTCGTACCGTACTACGGGTATGCAAGACAGGACAGGAAAGCGGCACCGAGAGTACCGATCTCTGCAAAACTGGTCGCCAACCTTATGGAGACAGCGGGGATCACAAGAATGGTAACGGTAGACCTGCACGCATCACAGATACAGGGTTTCTTCGATATTCCGGTCGACAACCTTTATGGAGCGATCCTCTTCATGGATTACATCAAGGCCAAGAACTTTGCTAATCCTATCATCGCTTCTCCGGATATCGGCGGTGTGGCAAGAGCAAGATATTTTGCCAACAGACTGGGGCTCGATATGGTCATCGTCGACAAGCGACGTGAAAAAGCCAACGAGAGTGAAGTGATGAACATCATCGGTGATGTGGAAGGTAAAGATGTCATTCTCATCGATGATATGATCGATACGGCAGGCACCATGGTCAAAGCCGCTGCTGCACTGAAGAAGCTCGGTGCGACATCGGTGATGGCGTGTTGTACGCACCCTGTACTCTCCGGCCCTGCCTATGACCGCATAGAAGAGGGTGAACTTGACGAACTGGTCGTTGCCAATACCATTCCGATGACCAAACCCTCTCCGAAGATCAAAATGCTCTCTACCGCTTCCATGCTGGGAGAGGTGATCAGAAGAGTACACAACAATGAGAGTGTCAATTCGCTCTTCGAGACGAACTAA
- the lepA gene encoding translation elongation factor 4: MSKKVPQKNIRNFSIIAHIDHGKSTLADRIIQECGAVTDRQMSAQVMDTMDIEKERGITIKAQSVRLDYVKDGEHYILNLIDTPGHVDFSYEVSRSLASCEGALLIVDAAQGVEAQTIANVYIAIENDLELLPVVNKIDLPAADPDRVLSELEEAIGIDATEHALVSAKTGEGVKELIDMVVERIPAPAGNEEAPLKALIYDSWFDNYLGALALIRVFEGTLRKGQKIKIMGTKEEHQVLDMMYPNPIKPIKTDVINTGEVGIVVTGLKTVEALQVGDTITDAKNPTAEAIGGFDPAKPFVFAGIYPIETDKFEDLRDALNKLKLNDSSLSFEPESSMALGSGFRTGFLGMLHMEVVKERLEREFNLELIATAPTVVYRVKKTDGEEVEIQNPSELPEPQKIDTIYEPYVKATILTPQEYVGNLIKLLNDRRGIQIKMDYLNETRVLMEYDIPMNEIVMDFYDKLKSITKGYASFDYEPIGFREGKLVKLDIRVAGEVVDSLSIIVPEEKARTRGLAFVAQLKELIPRQLFEVAIQASIGNNVIARSNVKSMGKNVTAKCYGGDITRKRKLLEKQKAGKKRMKAIGKVQVPQEAFMAVLKLDS, translated from the coding sequence GTGTCAAAAAAAGTACCACAGAAGAATATTCGTAACTTCTCCATTATCGCTCATATCGACCATGGGAAGTCCACGCTGGCTGACCGTATCATTCAGGAGTGCGGTGCAGTTACCGACAGACAGATGTCTGCACAGGTGATGGACACGATGGATATCGAGAAGGAACGCGGTATAACCATCAAAGCGCAGTCGGTACGTTTGGACTATGTCAAGGACGGAGAGCATTATATTCTCAATCTCATTGACACTCCGGGCCACGTGGACTTCTCCTATGAGGTGAGCCGTTCGCTTGCCTCCTGTGAAGGAGCACTGCTGATCGTCGATGCGGCGCAGGGTGTGGAAGCACAGACCATTGCTAATGTCTACATTGCCATTGAGAATGATCTGGAGTTATTGCCGGTGGTCAACAAGATAGACCTGCCTGCCGCAGACCCGGACAGGGTACTGAGTGAACTGGAAGAGGCCATCGGTATCGATGCTACGGAACATGCACTCGTCTCTGCAAAGACAGGAGAGGGTGTCAAAGAGCTTATCGATATGGTCGTTGAGCGTATTCCCGCACCGGCAGGTAATGAGGAAGCACCTCTCAAGGCACTCATCTACGACAGCTGGTTCGACAATTACCTGGGTGCACTGGCGTTGATACGTGTCTTTGAAGGGACGCTCCGAAAGGGGCAGAAGATCAAGATCATGGGAACCAAAGAGGAGCATCAGGTTCTGGACATGATGTACCCCAATCCCATCAAGCCCATCAAGACCGATGTCATCAATACCGGTGAGGTCGGCATCGTGGTCACGGGTCTGAAGACGGTTGAGGCACTGCAGGTTGGAGATACCATTACCGATGCCAAGAATCCGACAGCAGAAGCTATAGGCGGGTTTGATCCTGCCAAGCCGTTTGTCTTTGCAGGAATTTATCCGATCGAAACAGACAAGTTCGAAGACCTGCGTGATGCACTGAATAAACTCAAACTCAATGACTCCTCACTGAGCTTCGAACCGGAAAGTTCCATGGCACTTGGTTCGGGTTTCAGAACCGGTTTCCTCGGTATGCTGCACATGGAGGTGGTCAAGGAGCGTCTTGAGAGAGAGTTCAATCTTGAACTGATCGCTACAGCACCGACCGTGGTCTACCGTGTCAAGAAGACGGACGGGGAAGAGGTTGAGATACAGAACCCTTCCGAACTGCCTGAACCGCAAAAGATCGATACGATCTACGAGCCTTATGTCAAAGCGACCATCCTGACACCGCAGGAGTATGTGGGCAACCTTATCAAGCTGCTCAATGACCGTCGGGGTATTCAGATCAAGATGGATTACCTCAATGAGACGCGTGTTCTGATGGAGTATGATATTCCTATGAACGAGATCGTCATGGACTTCTACGACAAACTCAAGTCCATTACCAAAGGGTATGCGAGTTTCGACTATGAGCCCATTGGTTTCAGAGAAGGGAAACTTGTCAAGCTCGACATACGTGTGGCAGGCGAAGTGGTCGATTCACTCTCCATCATTGTGCCGGAAGAGAAGGCGCGTACAAGAGGGCTTGCCTTTGTGGCACAGCTCAAGGAACTCATTCCGAGACAGCTCTTCGAAGTGGCGATACAGGCGAGTATCGGTAACAATGTCATTGCACGATCCAACGTCAAATCGATGGGTAAGAACGTTACGGCAAAATGTTACGGCGGGGACATTACCCGTAAGCGTAAACTGCTC